Genomic DNA from Corylus avellana chromosome ca4, CavTom2PMs-1.0:
tagaaTGGAAAGTACTGAATTAAAAAGAATGGGATAGAATGGAATCTACAAATATTCTCCATTCCACCCTTTTATTTCCTTTGGAATAACTCCCAAACAAGGGTATAGTGGGTTCCTTCCATTTCTTTCCATTCCATTGCTCCCCAAATATTCCCGTCCAACAGGCTCTTAATAATGTTACAACGAAATGTAATGCAGTTGAAAATAGTTGTGTTAGTATGTGTGTGAGATATAGACTAGCCAAGCATAAATTCATCAGTCCACTGAGAGGTAACTAGCACAGCTAACATCTTTTCAACGAAATTAAAGTCAAAATTGCAGGAAGGAGGAAACCAGAAACCACCATAATAACTTTCCAACATTAGCAACGGCAATTAAGTTAAAACGTTGGCTGTTGTGATCCCttcaaatttttgaaagaactCCATGTGCTCCAGGTAACATTCAAGGATTCCCTCACAGTTCGGAACCTTTAACTTGCACAAAGGTTCCTTCAGGCTGGCACAGCCATATACGGTTATAACTTCTACATGCACCATTAAATCTCCTTAGACAGCTAAAAGGctatttaagaattaaaaattgattcGCCCAATACCCAAAACAAACAGGGAGGGAAAGATATTGATGTGAGCACCAGCCTGAACAGTGAACACCATCTATACTACTGTGACAGTTACAGCTCAAGCATCCAATTGAATATCACAAATAGTGCCACCACACATGCATTGACATAATTCACATAAATGTTGGATATGTACACTCAGGAAAAAGAATGTTGGATAAGTACACATGTGCTCCATACAGTAACACTTGCGTACTCCACATACGAGGATATCAAACAAACTGAGGAATTGATCCTACAGCAATCCTAAAATTAACTAGCAAATTGAGGTACACCCATTGCTCTGCCCCAGCCAAAAAAGCTCAGCAATATGCTTTACTAATGGGAGCAAAGTTGCGATCATCTATCAAACAAGTAGTTTAACTATATAATGCAATCAAATCCATAAATGAATCAATGCAATCAAGTCCTGCTCCCCTTTTTCCTCTCCAATTTGGTTGTGCCATTTCGGAGAGAACAAAAGACTAGACTCAACCTAACATCCTCACCCATTAACCATAGTACCTAGCTTCCCTTCACTCATGTCCGAACCTGTTGGATCGATATCCAGTTCCACCAGCGGCAGAGACAGCTGGATAGGTACCCCCAGCAGTAGCTTCAGCTGCTTACCTTGAACCTActttaaaatagaaataaatactCACTTAAACACCCTGCAATAAGGAACATGCACACTCCAGTAAGTACCCAGCAAAGGGTATGTGTTTATTCACAACAATCCATAAAAACTAATGGAACAAGAGAAGGGGACGAGGTTTGTGCAAAGAAATAACAAGCTGGCAGCTTGGGTGGAGAAGTGCTTCTGGGGATAATCTACTCCCTCCTTCCCATACTGagtgtctttttttatttttttgcaagtcCTTCCCTTACTGTGACTTATGTAAGACAAAAACACTAACTTAAAGAAAGCATTAATGCCTTGACAGCTCAAGTTCTCTACATGGTCTCCAAAAATTGCCCTGGTATAATTTGAACGGTTTATAAATGACATACAGTTCAAAGTGagagacaaaaaggaaaagtaaaaaattgatttttaaattgGACACAAACTTTGGGACAAGCAAAATTAGCATGTGTGGTACTCGTTGGAGGATAAAGTATAAAAATTATTACTCAGAAAGCACATTAAAGAGGGGAAAACCGATGCCCAACTGGATAATTGAAATGTTTGCACAGTTGGTCATGCACAAATAAGGCAGAGGTTTAGCAAAAGAGAATTAATTTATATGCATTCCACAAAAGAAAcaacatttttacatttttgaGCCATAAGGCCTACTTGATAAGGCCTACTTGAAATCATCCCCTGAATCACAAAATCACTAACCTGGCATTAAAGCAGGGAGGCAAGTGGTCCTAGGAGTTCAAAAGGTGTGTGAGTGAATGTAAGTGAACTACCTCCGCAAAATGCATTTAGaatctttaattaaaaatgtagAAGAATCTTTCTCATTAAATCCATGTCACCACAAAACTCaacacactttttaaaaaaatttctcaatccttcttataggaatattttgacaaacatgtccttatttttttaaggtgAGGAGATTAATTAtaactctaaaaataaataaaaataaaaataaaacagagaGGCGGCAGCCCAGCCACCCCAACAAAATAGAGGTAGTTGCACAGCCACCCCTCTCCTCCGTTGAGGGTGGCCACAtgaccaccattttttttttcccaaataagTCAGATctacaactaaaaaaaaaaaaaaccacgtggtttctcaaaataaacatgtttagtgctttttttaaaaaaaaaacacaaaacacttttcaaaaaatttagcaAACAATTTTTCTAAGTGGACCCTTAATTGTCTAAAAAGTCTTGCTGAAAAAATTTCATGTTAATTAATCATTTGATTTGAACTGTTTTGGAAAGGAAGCTTAGTTGAGCACAAAGGCTTACAATTTCTGCCGagctttctcttttttttttcctgatcaACAACCGGGTAAGGGGAGAGAGGACAATTCCACTAAAATAAGACACAGATAAAGGACGGGACAACTCAAcaatgtgttattttttttatttttttgagtcaGTTAAGCCATTGAAAGACTACTGTAATAGAAACAatgtgtaattttaaaatttctccatCATTGAATCATAATTCTCCGGCATGACAATATTTCAAAGGTTCGTATCATGCTATATTGACCAAGAAAAATTTGTAACATGGAGGATGTATCACAGttatatattttgatttctcAGACAGGCCCCTGGGGTTTGATGTCAACAATCTGTTCAaatttctacatttttttaaacttaaaatacAGCCTATTAACCCCAAACTATCATATTGTTCCAAAATGAGAACAAGTAGGATATCACAAAGATACTACCCCTGAGGGGTTGGGAGAAGTTTTGTAGTCATGCTAAATTTGAGGAGGGAGATGGATCCAAAATTAGATTATGGCATGACATGATCTTTGATGTGGGGATACGACCCTTAGCCTTTccagttttatttggtattaTTGCGACCCTCATGGAATTTTCTGGAGGTATCATTCAGTGAAATGTGAGCTTTACGAGAACAGCTCATGATTGGAAAGTGGAAGCCTTTGCCTCATTCTTTATGATGTTGCATTTTGCGAGAGTGAGACGGAAAGAGGACAAGTATGGTGGATCCCTTCCAAAAAGGGTTTGATTGGTGTAATCCTTCTACAGTATCATGGATTGTCATGATTGTGTATGTTTTCCTTGGAACAGTATTTGGCAAACTAAGGTTCAGTTGGGGGTGGCCTTTTTTAGTTGGTCAACAGCCCTAGAAAAGATACTTACCATGGACAATCTCTGAAAGCAGCACATCATTGTGGTTGAGTGGTGTTGTTTATATAAAAGGAACGAGTCtatggatcatcttcttcttcattgtgaggttgcttgtgccattTGAAATGTCTTCTTCAGTCAATTTGGGTTtcttgggtcatgcctagatGAGTAGTTGATTTGTATGCTTATTGGTGGACTGCTAGCAACACTCAGAGTGCTACTATGTGAAAAAAGGTGCGCTCAtaccttttgtggtgtctatggagagaAATGATTTATAGAAGTTTTGAGCACCTTGATAGgaatttggaggaaattaagTCTATTTTCTAACACTGTGTATCTTTGGATTCTTGcttttggtgattagttatcatgattatcttgttctttttgcccctCCTAattaggtggcttctcttgtatacctCTTGTATACCTTGGGgtgccttacacttttaatgatatttctattacttataaaaataaaaaaatttaaaaaaaacaaaacaaaacaaaacaaaaaaacaaagatactACCCCAAACATATAGCCTATTAAGAATCTAGAAAGAAAGACCCTGGCAACCAAGAATTTGTTCACATTTGGGAAAGTTGGTTTTAAGTTCGGCCACTTTGGGCCACCCCTACTCTGACCCAACCAAACCCAAACAAACCCAGTTGCTTTTGCTAGTTTTTGCACCTAGGTAATCATTATCCTTAAAAGTAAAAGATTAACAAAGCAACTTACAAATGAGTACACCATATCCAACAAACTAAATGGATTCAAATAATAGagtaatattaataaaaagggATTAACGGACAGGGAAAATATGTCAACAATTGTAATCTCATACCAAGGAAATGAAGATCATTATCAACATTATCACGCCTCAAAAATTTCGTTATTAACACTGTTGGATACAACGAAAGATGACAATGTTTACAACTCACCTGAAATTGCCATAAAGTATCTAGGCATCACATTATAAGTTGTTAAAAATAAGCCAAAGATGTGACTCTAGGCTCACTAAGCTTAGGAAGGCACGTCTAAAGCCTGACTCACACCATATATTCAACACATACTGGAATCCAGACAATGAAAACTCATTGCCTCGTGTCTTCAAGAATGCTAACCACACTCATTAAACgtatcaaatcaaaattgacAGCCAAAATACATTCCCAATCCTAATAATAGCAGAAATGCACAACAAACCTGCCCAAACATTGAGGACCTGACTTTAGACAGTATTCACCATGTAATCACAAACCCACAATCTTAGTCCTCCAAAAGagcatttttttgaaaaaatgttcaTACCTAATATTCTTCATATTCCTAGGTTCCCTCAAATCATGACGTACACAAGACAAGAGTATGAATCATTTCTTTTAGACTAGAACAGTGTGAATTATAAACAGCATTTCCCCTCATTCCCCTAGAGTTCTACAGTCATCATTGGGAGTTGATTTTTTAGCATCATAACTTTTTTGAGTCTTGAATATGGATATCTTTCCTATAGCTAGTGACAAAATTACTACACCAACTACAAATCCACAACTCCAAATAGTTTAGACGACCACAAAGTATTGGATAAAAACAAGATTCAAGTAATAATCCAGATGATAAATCCAGTATATGCAAACCCTAAAGCATTTAAATTTGCAATAACAGGTTCCTATACATATCCATCGTCAGGGTGTGGGGCTGAGTAGGTAGGTGTGTGCAAATGCGTGAGTGTTTTTTATGTAAGTCACACATAAACAAAGGTACCCAGTGAATCTTAAACTCAAGATCTCATCCTCTAAATGTTTTCACAAAAGGAGAAAGTGTTatttgagctaaagctcattgACAACTTGCGTGTACATAAATAAACAAGTCTGACAATGATTATGTGTCACCATAAAAGTACCTGACTCGGGAGCAATTTTTTGTATATAATGAATTGATCAAAAACTCCAAAGCACAAATGAACAAGGGAAGAAGAGCTAATATGAATACAACAAAATACAGAAAAGAAACCTTTCAAAATAGAAGGACAATACTGCTCGACGGGTCCATATATAATTACATTTCGATTATATATGAGGGAAAACTAGTATGAAACATATCTAACAGGTTCTAACAATTAGCCCAATAGAAATTACATAAAAGAAGTATACAACAGAGAATCAATGGGAGAATATAAATTTGAATATGAGCAGTTGTATGCTAATAAGAAACATAAACTCCATCTCATAGAAATGCAAAGTTCCCAACCTAAAAAATGTGCTCGTACAATGACTATGGTATATAGTTGCACAAGAAACAACACCCCTAGCACCTATAaatacacaacacagttgacaTGGAACTAGAGCTAGAAGAAAGCAGAGAAAGGATATCAAGCACATGTAATTCTTAATAATCAGAAGAAAAACAGTGCATACTACTATGAACTTgtattggattaaaaaaaaatgcaacttttACTGAGATAGAAAGTTGATGTATACCTCAGTGCATCATGTCCCCCAGACTCTGTGCTACACCACATTCAAAAAATGCATCAACTCTTCAAAAATCTTCAGTTACAGATAGACAGCTTCCCTGTCCATTCATCAGCCACGCCGTAATCAAGGCTGAGCTCCCTCATAGGAGGGATATTCTCCATTGCAAACAGCATAAGGTGAGGGAACATCAAGTTATTGTGATCATATAGCACAAACTGCACCAACACATTCGGAGTTGTACTATGGCTTATATAACAAGCAACGTTCCTCATTCTTGACACATCCATTGCAAAATCCAACGGAGGAACTAAGGGATAGGAGGGACGCACATAATCAGTGAATATCTGAGATAAATCCCCCCATTCTGCCCATCTACTCGAAAACCGATTGGGATAGATCAACGTATCACCATTCATGGACAAAATTTGGGCTTGATCCCTCGTCAGAACAACCCCCGCATATTCACATATAAAAGCACCAGCTTGTATCAAATCCAAGGACCGAACACCCCAACCCGTCTCCCTCGACCTAAACACTTCCAACCTATTTCTCAACCCTCTCTGGGTTACACGATTCCGGCAAGTAGGAGGGCACCTACAAAAGGGTCCACATTCAAAAACCAGAGGCTTCCCTCTCACAAGAATCCCATTGTGATCATATGCAAACTCTCCCCCATTCTTCATAGAACAAAAGCAATCATCCACACAACCCGAAACGCAATCACACCCCGTACCGTTCCCCGTCTGGTGAAACGCAAATGGCGGAAACACCGTCTTCACAAGATAGTCATAATACATGGGTTCCTGATCAGCATCAATGTCATTGAAGAGCAACACCGGCACATTCTCCTTCTTCATCGAGATATCGAGGCTAAGATAACCCACTGGCCTCGCCGCCAAGGGACTAGTCCTAAGACTCTGAGCAAACCTCATAACGGCGCTACCCATCTCCGCCTGCCCATCTATTCTCATTATCTTGTACTTGTAAACCCCAAAACCAGACTTGCCCACATCGAACCAACAATCGAAAATTCTATACAAGCCATCGTAAACATAGACCTTACTCGTCACGCCGCCCTCGTATTTGATCCCTCT
This window encodes:
- the LOC132179232 gene encoding histone-lysine N-methyltransferase family member SUVH9-like; this translates as MGSLIPFQDLNVLPDPPTTTAAMLTPKIEPKLEPLDEPLENLQPTPQQQQLQQTPQGSFFSSSTPENYANSEHTPQPSGISSSEDNVYSEFFRVSELFRSAFAKRLQSYGDVIDPDSRAIVPVPQDSNALDSINHNSSDQVSTVVVSRRRSQHQRSGELVRVTDLGMEDQRYFRDVVRRTRMIYDSLRVFSMMEDEKRRLGDPGLNRRLRGDLRAASVMRDRGLWLNRDKRIVGSIPGVYIGDLFFFRMELCVVGLHGQAQAGIDYVPASQSSNGEPIATSIIVSGGYEDDEDAGDVIIYTGHGGQDKFSKQCVHQKLEGGNLALERSMHYGIEVRVIRGIKYEGGVTSKVYVYDGLYRIFDCWFDVGKSGFGVYKYKIMRIDGQAEMGSAVMRFAQSLRTSPLAARPVGYLSLDISMKKENVPVLLFNDIDADQEPMYYDYLVKTVFPPFAFHQTGNGTGCDCVSGCVDDCFCSMKNGGEFAYDHNGILVRGKPLVFECGPFCRCPPTCRNRVTQRGLRNRLEVFRSRETGWGVRSLDLIQAGAFICEYAGVVLTRDQAQILSMNGDTLIYPNRFSSRWAEWGDLSQIFTDYVRPSYPLVPPLDFAMDVSRMRNVACYISHSTTPNVLVQFVLYDHNNLMFPHLMLFAMENIPPMRELSLDYGVADEWTGKLSICN